The following are from one region of the Halogeometricum sp. S3BR5-2 genome:
- a CDS encoding type II toxin-antitoxin system RatA family toxin produces the protein MDEIVVSTVVYLPPEEVYDFLADFPRYVHYSDHLTDVTRRAGDGGAGTRYAMRFSWWKLNYTAVSEVTELHPPDRIDWRIVKDFRAHGHWHVEELPELPDDAPEDAETGCRVVFEVSYDADSADESTLNLPRFVSFGWVIDKLKPALEKEAEKVVERIVEDLEGRRRPVELTVDRRKD, from the coding sequence GTGGACGAAATCGTCGTCAGCACCGTCGTCTACCTGCCCCCCGAGGAGGTGTACGACTTTCTCGCCGACTTCCCTCGATACGTACACTACTCCGACCACCTCACCGACGTGACGCGTCGGGCGGGTGACGGCGGGGCGGGGACGCGGTACGCGATGCGCTTCTCGTGGTGGAAACTCAACTACACGGCCGTCTCGGAGGTGACGGAACTCCACCCGCCGGACCGAATCGACTGGCGGATCGTCAAGGACTTCCGCGCGCACGGGCACTGGCACGTCGAGGAGTTGCCGGAACTCCCCGACGACGCCCCCGAGGACGCCGAGACGGGTTGTCGCGTCGTCTTCGAGGTGTCCTACGACGCCGACTCCGCCGACGAGAGCACGCTCAACCTCCCGCGGTTCGTCTCGTTCGGGTGGGTCATCGACAAACTGAAACCCGCCCTGGAGAAGGAGGCGGAGAAGGTGGTCGAGCGCATCGTCGAGGACCTCGAAGGCCGCCGGCGCCCGGTCGAGTTGACCGTCGACCGCCGGAAGGACTAG
- a CDS encoding transcription initiation factor IIB, translated as MTESTRSFRTRSARARENEGEEEETREEDDETLRCPECGSTNLVNDSEHGETVCEECGLVVEEDAVDRGPEWRAFDSSERDSKSRVGAPTTNMMHDKGLSTNIGWQDKDAYGNSLSSNQRQKMQRLRTWNERFRTRDSKERNLKQALGEIDRMASALGLPDNVRETASVIYRRALDDDLLPGRSIEGVATSALYAAARMAGTPRSLDEITNVSRVGKDEISRTYRYVVRELSLEIEPADPEQYVPRFASELDLSDESERHARQLLKTAKEQGIHSGKSPVGLAAAAIYAASLLANEKVTQSEVSEVANISEVTIRNRYHELLEAEEHLVA; from the coding sequence ATGACCGAAAGCACCCGAAGTTTTCGTACGCGTAGCGCACGCGCGCGCGAGAACGAAGGAGAGGAAGAAGAGACCCGAGAGGAGGACGACGAGACGCTTCGCTGTCCGGAGTGCGGTTCGACGAACCTCGTGAACGACAGCGAACACGGCGAGACGGTGTGCGAGGAGTGCGGGTTGGTCGTCGAGGAGGACGCCGTCGACCGCGGCCCCGAGTGGCGGGCGTTCGACTCCTCGGAGCGAGACTCGAAGTCCCGCGTCGGCGCGCCGACGACGAACATGATGCACGACAAGGGGCTGTCGACCAACATCGGCTGGCAGGACAAGGACGCCTACGGCAACTCCCTGTCGTCGAACCAGCGCCAGAAGATGCAGCGCCTGCGGACGTGGAACGAGCGCTTCCGCACCCGCGACTCGAAAGAGCGCAACCTGAAACAGGCGCTCGGTGAAATCGACCGCATGGCGTCGGCGCTCGGCCTCCCCGACAACGTCCGCGAGACGGCGTCGGTCATCTACCGCCGCGCGCTTGACGACGACCTGCTGCCCGGCCGCTCCATCGAGGGCGTCGCCACCTCGGCGCTGTACGCGGCCGCCCGGATGGCCGGCACCCCGCGTTCGCTCGACGAGATAACCAACGTCTCCCGCGTCGGCAAAGACGAGATATCCCGGACGTACCGCTACGTCGTCCGCGAACTCTCCCTGGAGATCGAACCCGCCGACCCCGAGCAGTACGTCCCGCGGTTCGCCTCCGAACTCGACCTCTCGGACGAGTCCGAGCGGCACGCCCGACAGCTCCTGAAGACGGCGAAAGAGCAGGGCATCCACTCGGGCAAATCGCCCGTCGGCCTCGCCGCCGCCGCCATCTACGCCGCCTCGCTGCTCGCCAACGAGAAGGTGACGCAGAGCGAGGTGAGCGAGGTGGCCAACATCTCGGAAGTGACCATCAGAAACCGCTATCACGAACTGCTCGAAGCCGAAGAGCACCTGGTCGCCTAA
- a CDS encoding TrkH family potassium uptake protein, which produces MKLRVDYRASLSLVGSILKYLAVPLCFPLLVALYYGETVVPFAVTIPLTVVLGAGLERLDPDPDIRAREGFLMVGLTWLSVAVVGAVPYLIEAHGIPPAVAPVRPASTLGNPANALFESMSGFTTTGATVLGEISFDAHTRGIMMWRQLTQWLGGMGIVVLAVAILPELSVGGAQLMDAEAPGPGIEKLTPRIAETARALWGAYIGFTVLEAALLYGLFLLGIDPNLTLYNAVAHALTTMPTGGFSPEARSIEALSAAAQWIIIPFMVAAGVNFALFWHALTGDPRHVFEDTEFRSYVGVMAALTALLSVLLFTGAGFTASAPADGTFDAAYLGEVSGIIVGQVEPTLRHAAFQVVAIVTTTGYASIDFNAWSTPAKYVLLFAMFIGGSAGSTGGSVKVVRWYVIVKSVRRELYTTAHPEAVRPVRLAGRALDERAIRGIYAFTLLYLVIFFVATGLLFLDGVRHGQTLTLLETMAAAASTLGNVGPGFGVAGPMGSYLGFSNAAKLFMVALMWIGRLEILPVLVLLTPEYWRR; this is translated from the coding sequence ATGAAGCTACGCGTCGACTACCGGGCCAGCCTCAGTCTCGTCGGGAGCATCCTCAAGTACCTCGCGGTCCCGCTCTGCTTTCCGCTCCTCGTGGCGCTGTACTACGGCGAGACGGTGGTCCCGTTCGCGGTCACGATTCCCCTGACCGTCGTCCTCGGGGCGGGACTGGAGCGACTGGACCCCGACCCGGACATCCGCGCCCGCGAGGGCTTTCTCATGGTCGGGCTGACGTGGCTCTCCGTCGCCGTCGTCGGCGCCGTCCCGTACCTCATCGAGGCGCACGGCATCCCGCCGGCCGTCGCCCCGGTCCGCCCCGCCTCGACGCTCGGCAACCCGGCCAACGCCCTCTTCGAGAGCATGAGCGGGTTCACGACGACGGGCGCGACGGTGCTCGGGGAGATATCGTTCGACGCCCACACCCGCGGCATCATGATGTGGCGGCAGTTGACCCAGTGGCTCGGCGGGATGGGCATCGTCGTCCTCGCCGTCGCCATCCTGCCGGAACTCTCCGTCGGCGGCGCGCAGTTGATGGACGCCGAGGCGCCCGGCCCCGGCATCGAGAAGCTCACCCCCCGCATCGCCGAGACGGCGCGCGCGCTCTGGGGCGCGTACATCGGCTTCACCGTCCTCGAAGCGGCGCTGCTGTACGGTCTCTTCCTACTCGGAATCGACCCGAACCTGACCCTCTACAACGCCGTCGCGCACGCGCTGACGACGATGCCGACTGGCGGGTTCTCCCCGGAGGCGCGCAGCATCGAGGCGCTCTCCGCGGCGGCGCAGTGGATCATCATCCCGTTCATGGTCGCCGCCGGCGTCAACTTCGCGCTGTTCTGGCACGCGCTGACGGGCGACCCCCGGCACGTCTTCGAGGACACGGAGTTCCGCTCCTACGTCGGCGTGATGGCGGCGCTGACCGCGCTGCTCTCGGTGCTCCTGTTCACCGGCGCGGGCTTCACCGCCTCGGCGCCGGCCGACGGAACGTTCGACGCGGCCTACCTCGGCGAGGTCAGCGGGATAATCGTCGGACAGGTCGAGCCCACGCTCCGCCACGCGGCGTTCCAAGTCGTCGCCATCGTGACGACGACGGGGTACGCCAGCATCGACTTCAACGCGTGGAGCACCCCGGCGAAGTACGTGCTCCTGTTCGCGATGTTCATCGGCGGCTCCGCCGGGTCGACCGGCGGTTCGGTGAAGGTCGTCCGCTGGTACGTCATCGTCAAGTCCGTCCGTCGGGAACTGTACACAACGGCCCACCCCGAGGCGGTCCGCCCCGTTCGGCTGGCGGGTCGCGCCCTCGACGAACGCGCCATCCGCGGCATCTACGCGTTCACGCTCCTCTACTTGGTCATCTTCTTCGTCGCCACGGGCCTCCTGTTCCTCGACGGCGTGCGTCACGGCCAGACGCTCACGCTCTTGGAGACGATGGCGGCGGCGGCATCCACGCTCGGCAACGTCGGTCCGGGGTTCGGAGTCGCCGGCCCGATGGGAAGCTACCTCGGCTTCTCGAACGCGGCGAAGCTGTTCATGGTCGCGCTGATGTGGATCGGACGGCTGGAGATTCTCCCCGTGCTCGTGCTCCTGACGCCGGAGTACTGGCGTCGGTGA
- a CDS encoding DUF7551 domain-containing protein, with amino-acid sequence MVGGTLRDIRAHVSGLAAPTGPYAVVCARTAREPVPLAGERFDSREDAERAADVADEYHSALRRYDPEAPRHHLVVRDAAGPPAPRSNADSDVRLRYVALCHDVSGAVFEALSETGFRTAESAAMETYLTLAEVVEDRDDFCLTMLWSAMNELDVRLDAADQRTVVDAAAGLLGGATPEGRTEPTVGSALERTLARLDEASFVDGYDVAACPGGDAWEATFADYALAERTGRLPTLPIAVDLVRRLPDRPVAFTEATPLADRRWRLRVETVDSEESSDRCGLVSLDATDEGRLNETDYRL; translated from the coding sequence ATGGTGGGTGGGACCCTCAGAGACATTCGAGCGCACGTGAGCGGACTGGCCGCGCCGACGGGGCCGTACGCCGTGGTGTGTGCGCGCACGGCGCGCGAACCCGTTCCGCTGGCCGGCGAGCGCTTCGACAGCCGCGAGGACGCCGAACGCGCCGCCGACGTGGCCGACGAGTATCACTCCGCGCTCCGGCGGTACGACCCGGAGGCGCCGCGGCATCACCTCGTCGTCCGCGACGCCGCCGGCCCGCCGGCGCCTCGGTCGAACGCCGACTCCGACGTCCGACTGCGCTACGTCGCCCTCTGTCACGACGTCTCCGGCGCGGTGTTCGAGGCGCTCTCGGAGACGGGCTTTCGGACCGCCGAGTCGGCCGCGATGGAGACGTACCTGACGCTGGCGGAGGTGGTCGAAGACCGCGACGACTTCTGTCTCACGATGCTGTGGAGCGCGATGAACGAACTCGACGTCCGACTCGACGCGGCCGACCAGCGGACCGTCGTCGACGCCGCGGCCGGCCTGCTCGGAGGGGCTACCCCCGAGGGACGGACTGAACCGACGGTCGGGTCGGCCCTGGAGCGAACGCTCGCGCGACTCGACGAGGCCTCGTTCGTCGACGGCTACGACGTGGCCGCCTGTCCCGGCGGCGACGCGTGGGAGGCGACGTTCGCCGACTACGCCCTCGCCGAACGGACCGGTCGGCTCCCGACGCTTCCCATCGCGGTGGACCTCGTGCGCCGACTGCCCGACCGCCCCGTCGCGTTCACCGAGGCGACCCCGCTGGCGGACCGCCGCTGGCGGCTCCGCGTCGAGACGGTCGACTCCGAAGAGTCGAGCGACCGCTGCGGCCTCGTCAGCCTCGACGCGACGGACGAGGGGCGCCTGAACGAGACGGACTACCGGCTCTGA
- a CDS encoding asparagine synthase C-terminal domain-containing protein, translated as MLRGADPETVRAAVESGDPLPDTAGFAGELDGALVRDVLGRQPLFSERGAADPSAPDAWSFDRRDLDDPVRLPAGVRRRADGDEAVWTLPTPPAEANRERALSAVESAVAESVRGVDDDGLAVAFSGGVDSAVVAAGVPDAPCYVAGFEGSHDVSAARDAADAMDREADLRVVELTHEGIREAVPELVSTLGRTNPMDLQIALPLYLVGKRAAADGFDRLAVGQGADELFGGYAKVAKAPEDPRVEADTVRGAAAEMVRTLPDQLERDVLALRAAGVEPVAPLLHDRVVAAALPLPDELLVADGRRKVALREAARGLVPESVAAAEKKAVQYGTYASRELDRLARRAGYKRRMDDHVEKYVRSLVDS; from the coding sequence ATGCTCCGCGGCGCCGACCCGGAGACGGTTCGCGCCGCCGTCGAGTCGGGCGACCCGCTCCCCGACACCGCCGGCTTCGCGGGCGAACTCGACGGCGCCCTCGTCCGCGACGTCCTCGGCCGGCAACCGCTCTTCTCCGAACGCGGAGCCGCCGACCCGAGTGCGCCCGACGCCTGGTCGTTCGACCGGCGTGACCTCGACGACCCCGTCCGCCTCCCGGCCGGCGTCCGGCGGAGGGCCGACGGCGACGAGGCGGTCTGGACGCTGCCGACGCCACCCGCCGAGGCGAATCGAGAGAGAGCGCTGTCGGCCGTCGAGTCGGCCGTCGCCGAGTCGGTGCGCGGCGTCGACGACGATGGATTGGCGGTTGCGTTCTCCGGCGGCGTCGACTCCGCCGTCGTCGCCGCGGGCGTCCCCGACGCCCCCTGCTACGTCGCCGGGTTCGAGGGGAGCCACGACGTATCCGCCGCGCGCGACGCCGCCGACGCGATGGACCGGGAGGCGGACCTGCGCGTGGTCGAACTGACGCACGAGGGAATCAGGGAGGCCGTCCCCGAACTCGTCTCGACTCTCGGACGGACGAACCCGATGGACCTCCAGATAGCCCTCCCCCTGTACCTCGTCGGAAAGCGCGCGGCCGCCGACGGCTTCGACCGACTCGCCGTCGGGCAGGGCGCGGACGAACTGTTCGGCGGGTACGCCAAGGTGGCGAAGGCGCCGGAGGACCCCCGCGTCGAGGCCGATACCGTTCGCGGCGCGGCCGCCGAGATGGTCCGGACGCTTCCCGACCAACTGGAGCGAGACGTGCTCGCCCTCCGCGCGGCGGGCGTCGAACCCGTCGCGCCCCTGCTCCACGACCGGGTCGTGGCGGCGGCGCTTCCCCTCCCCGACGAACTGCTCGTCGCCGACGGCCGCCGGAAGGTGGCGCTCCGGGAGGCGGCGCGCGGACTCGTCCCCGAGTCGGTCGCGGCGGCGGAGAAGAAGGCCGTCCAGTACGGGACCTACGCGTCGCGGGAGTTGGACCGACTCGCCCGCCGGGCGGGCTACAAGCGGCGGATGGACGACCACGTCGAGAAGTACGTCCGGTCGCTGGTCGACTCGTAG
- a CDS encoding FAD-binding protein: MERDDGEHAHGPTDVLVVGGGVAGLTAATFTARAGLDTLVVNDGESILNRNAHVENFPGFPAGVNSRLFGDLLAEQADRNDVRRREGRVADVERVEEDGETGVRFVASVEADGTVETVRTRFVVAASWSDADYLDGLNATTRDAGSKRYVDVDERGRTSVEGVYAAGRLTEKYHQAVVSAGHGAEVGLTVVHDSDVSYYHDWVAPEGYFTDRGREVPPGCEEIDAEERKRREAESREVMTEFFADPHEEPQRTHPSLVEDERGRLDE, translated from the coding sequence ATGGAGCGAGACGATGGCGAACACGCGCACGGCCCGACGGACGTACTCGTGGTGGGCGGCGGCGTCGCCGGCCTCACCGCCGCGACGTTCACCGCCCGCGCCGGCCTCGACACCCTCGTCGTCAACGACGGCGAGAGCATCCTGAACCGCAACGCCCACGTGGAGAACTTCCCCGGCTTCCCGGCCGGCGTGAACTCGCGGCTGTTCGGCGACCTACTCGCAGAACAGGCCGACCGCAACGACGTCCGGCGGCGCGAGGGACGCGTCGCGGACGTCGAACGCGTCGAGGAGGACGGCGAGACGGGCGTGCGGTTCGTCGCCAGCGTCGAGGCCGACGGGACCGTCGAGACGGTTCGCACCCGGTTCGTCGTCGCCGCCTCGTGGTCGGACGCCGACTACCTCGACGGCCTGAACGCGACCACCCGCGACGCCGGGAGCAAGCGCTACGTCGACGTGGACGAACGGGGCCGCACCTCCGTCGAGGGCGTCTACGCCGCGGGCCGACTGACGGAGAAGTACCACCAAGCGGTCGTCTCGGCCGGGCACGGCGCCGAAGTCGGTCTGACCGTCGTCCACGACAGCGACGTCTCCTACTACCACGACTGGGTCGCCCCGGAGGGTTACTTCACCGACCGCGGGCGCGAGGTGCCGCCGGGATGCGAGGAGATAGACGCCGAAGAGCGGAAGCGCCGCGAGGCCGAATCCCGCGAGGTGATGACCGAGTTCTTCGCCGACCCCCACGAGGAACCCCAGCGGACGCATCCGAGTCTGGTCGAGGACGAACGCGGGCGACTGGACGAGTAG
- the gatC gene encoding Asp-tRNA(Asn)/Glu-tRNA(Gln) amidotransferase subunit GatC, with protein sequence MSDTPVDADEVRHVAELARVNLDEEEVEAFAAQFADILDYFDALDEVPEVEAESDLVNVMRTDEVRDGLSQEEALQNAPESEDGFFKGPRVS encoded by the coding sequence ATGAGCGATACGCCCGTGGACGCCGATGAGGTGCGTCACGTCGCGGAGTTGGCGCGGGTGAACCTCGACGAGGAGGAAGTCGAGGCGTTCGCCGCCCAGTTCGCAGACATCCTCGACTACTTCGACGCTCTCGACGAGGTTCCGGAAGTCGAGGCGGAATCCGACCTCGTGAACGTCATGCGGACCGACGAGGTGCGCGACGGTCTGAGCCAGGAGGAGGCCCTGCAGAACGCCCCCGAGTCGGAGGACGGCTTCTTCAAGGGTCCGCGGGTGTCGTAG
- the gatA gene encoding Asp-tRNA(Asn)/Glu-tRNA(Gln) amidotransferase subunit GatA produces MGANIFITEETVDGADDGPLAGTTVAVKDNLSTEGVRTTCGSAMLEDYVPPYDATVVERLKDAGATIVGKTNMDEFGMGGTTETSAFGPTENPVDAERVPGGSSGGSAAAVAAGEADVALGTDTGGSVRNPAAFCGVVGIKPTYGLVSRYGLVAYANSLEQVGPIGSTVEDAAALLDVISGADERDATTRFDESMGTHPAADSEYAAAADGDVEGLTVGVVADLLDGADDRVVETFEQSVSDLESRGAEVVEVSLESVEHAVQAYYVIAMSEASSNLARYDGVRYGLSTGKDGNWNETYAETREEGLGEEVKRRILLGTYALSAGYHDKYYKKAQDARAWIKQDFDAAFEEADVLATPTMPVLPPKLGESLSDPLQLYLMDANTVPVNLANLPAISVPAGEADGLPVGLQLIGPKFGEETMIRAASAVEN; encoded by the coding sequence ATGGGGGCGAACATCTTCATCACCGAGGAGACGGTCGACGGCGCCGACGACGGCCCCCTCGCGGGGACCACCGTCGCCGTCAAGGACAACCTCAGCACCGAGGGCGTCCGCACGACGTGCGGGTCCGCGATGCTCGAAGACTACGTCCCGCCGTACGACGCCACCGTCGTCGAACGCCTGAAGGACGCCGGCGCGACCATCGTCGGCAAGACCAACATGGACGAGTTCGGGATGGGCGGCACCACCGAGACGTCGGCGTTCGGTCCGACCGAGAACCCCGTCGACGCGGAACGCGTCCCCGGCGGGTCGTCGGGCGGGTCGGCCGCCGCCGTCGCCGCCGGCGAGGCGGACGTCGCCCTCGGCACCGACACCGGCGGGTCGGTTCGCAACCCGGCCGCCTTCTGCGGCGTCGTCGGCATCAAGCCCACCTACGGGCTGGTCTCGCGCTACGGCCTCGTCGCCTACGCGAACTCCCTCGAACAGGTCGGTCCCATCGGGTCGACCGTTGAGGACGCCGCCGCCCTGTTGGACGTGATTTCGGGCGCCGACGAACGCGACGCGACGACGCGGTTCGACGAGTCGATGGGTACCCACCCGGCCGCCGACTCGGAGTACGCCGCCGCCGCGGACGGCGACGTGGAGGGCCTCACCGTCGGCGTCGTCGCGGACCTCCTCGACGGCGCGGACGACCGCGTCGTGGAGACCTTCGAACAGTCCGTCTCGGACCTCGAATCGCGGGGCGCCGAGGTGGTCGAAGTGAGCCTCGAATCGGTCGAACACGCCGTGCAGGCGTACTACGTCATCGCCATGTCGGAGGCCTCCTCCAACCTCGCGCGCTACGACGGCGTGCGCTACGGTCTCTCGACGGGCAAGGACGGCAACTGGAACGAGACGTACGCCGAGACGCGCGAGGAGGGTCTGGGGGAGGAGGTCAAGCGGCGCATCCTCCTCGGCACGTATGCCCTCTCGGCCGGCTACCACGACAAGTACTACAAGAAGGCTCAGGACGCCCGCGCGTGGATCAAACAGGACTTCGACGCGGCGTTCGAGGAGGCGGACGTCCTCGCCACGCCGACGATGCCCGTCCTCCCGCCGAAACTCGGCGAGAGCCTCTCGGACCCCCTCCAACTCTACTTGATGGACGCCAACACCGTCCCGGTGAACCTCGCGAACCTGCCGGCGATTTCGGTGCCGGCGGGCGAGGCGGACGGCCTCCCTGTCGGACTCCAACTCATCGGCCCGAAGTTCGGCGAGGAGACGATGATTCGGGCGGCCTCCGCGGTGGAGAACTGA
- the trkA gene encoding Trk system potassium transporter TrkA yields the protein MRVVIVGAGQVGSSIAADLADVHEVVVIDSDAERVEDMNYSHDVLAIAGDGTAVSTLEEAGVDDAGMVIASTDDDETNIVVCSTVKAISDAFTIARVKNTEYLRTWQRSKKAFGIDFMVCTNLLAAESIVRIIGLPAARDVDPFAGGRVQMAEFEVAENSPVSNVTIREADRFEALTFAAILRNGTVEIPRGETVIQPNDRVVVIGTPKSVQEFARTVAPDESPGTAEEVVVVGGSEIGFHVARLLEERGFRPRLIERDPERARNLAEKLPDTVVMESDATDTEFLEREHVGDADLVVAALESDEKNLLVSLLAARIGVERTVAVIDTTEYVDLFEAVGVDVGVNPREVVAEEITRFTREGGAENVALIESDKAEVLEIEVDDASVLAGREIRESIQQLPEGVVVGAITRDREFITPRGDTVVEAGDHVVLFVDAAVVSEVTPEL from the coding sequence ATGCGCGTAGTTATCGTCGGTGCCGGACAGGTCGGGTCGAGCATCGCGGCCGACCTCGCCGACGTGCACGAGGTCGTCGTCATCGACTCGGACGCCGAACGCGTCGAGGACATGAACTACTCGCACGACGTGTTGGCCATCGCCGGCGACGGCACGGCCGTCTCGACGCTCGAAGAGGCGGGCGTCGACGACGCCGGGATGGTCATCGCCTCGACGGACGACGACGAGACGAACATCGTCGTCTGCTCGACGGTGAAGGCCATCAGCGACGCGTTCACTATCGCCCGCGTGAAGAACACCGAGTACCTGCGGACGTGGCAGCGCTCGAAGAAGGCGTTCGGCATCGACTTCATGGTGTGTACGAACCTGCTGGCCGCCGAGTCCATCGTGCGCATCATCGGCCTGCCGGCGGCGCGCGACGTCGACCCCTTCGCCGGCGGGCGGGTGCAGATGGCGGAGTTCGAGGTGGCCGAGAACAGCCCCGTCTCGAACGTCACCATCCGCGAGGCCGACCGCTTCGAGGCGCTGACGTTCGCCGCCATCCTGCGCAACGGCACCGTCGAGATACCGCGCGGGGAGACGGTCATCCAACCCAACGACCGCGTCGTCGTCATCGGCACGCCCAAGAGCGTCCAGGAGTTCGCGCGGACGGTCGCCCCCGACGAGTCGCCGGGAACCGCCGAGGAGGTGGTCGTCGTCGGCGGGTCGGAGATCGGATTCCACGTCGCCCGACTGCTCGAAGAGCGCGGCTTCCGCCCGCGCCTCATCGAACGCGACCCCGAACGGGCGCGGAATCTGGCCGAGAAACTGCCGGACACCGTCGTCATGGAATCGGACGCGACCGACACGGAGTTCCTCGAACGCGAGCACGTCGGCGACGCCGACCTCGTCGTCGCCGCCCTGGAGTCCGACGAGAAGAACCTCCTCGTCTCGCTTCTGGCCGCCCGCATCGGCGTCGAGCGCACCGTCGCGGTCATCGACACGACGGAGTACGTCGACCTGTTCGAGGCCGTCGGCGTCGACGTGGGGGTGAACCCGCGCGAGGTGGTCGCCGAGGAGATAACGCGGTTCACCCGCGAGGGCGGCGCGGAGAACGTCGCGCTCATCGAGTCGGACAAGGCCGAGGTGCTCGAAATCGAGGTCGACGACGCGAGCGTCCTCGCCGGCCGCGAGATACGCGAATCCATCCAACAACTCCCCGAGGGCGTCGTCGTCGGCGCCATCACGCGCGACCGGGAGTTCATCACGCCGCGCGGGGACACCGTCGTCGAGGCGGGCGACCACGTCGTCCTGTTCGTCGACGCCGCCGTCGTCAGCGAGGTGACTCCCGAACTGTGA
- a CDS encoding NUDIX hydrolase translates to METTRHFTATVYIVNDGAVALHRHDRLGIRVPPGGHVDRDELPHEAGLREVREETGLDPELLDETDPVDAPAGEVLPDPRHQMLYDVDAREDGRVVHQHVDHVYYATVDAREVAPAGDGEANAEVWAWYDEADLRESDVDPDTVQFALEAIDAAERAD, encoded by the coding sequence ATGGAGACGACGCGACACTTCACCGCGACGGTGTACATCGTCAACGACGGCGCCGTCGCCCTGCACCGCCACGACCGACTCGGAATCCGCGTCCCGCCCGGGGGCCACGTCGACCGGGACGAACTCCCCCACGAGGCCGGTCTGAGGGAAGTCCGCGAGGAGACGGGACTCGACCCCGAGTTGCTCGACGAGACGGACCCGGTGGACGCCCCCGCCGGGGAGGTGCTCCCCGACCCCCGCCACCAGATGCTGTACGACGTCGACGCCCGCGAGGACGGCCGCGTCGTCCACCAACACGTCGACCACGTCTACTACGCGACGGTCGACGCCCGCGAGGTGGCCCCCGCGGGCGACGGCGAGGCGAACGCGGAGGTATGGGCGTGGTACGACGAGGCAGATTTACGAGAGAGCGACGTGGACCCCGACACGGTGCAGTTCGCCTTGGAGGCCATCGACGCCGCCGAGCGGGCGGACTGA
- a CDS encoding PHP domain-containing protein, translating to MLSVELHAHSSLSYDGNDPIELLLEQAQAVGLDALAVTDHDEIEESLRAAEIAEEYGLVGIPGMEVTSAAGHVLGLGIDELVPAGLSFDETLTEIRDQGGIAVVPHPFQSSRHGVAPHITRTQLAGADAIEVYNSRLFTGRSNRKAEKFATARDLPRTAGSDAHISEMVGQAVTQVGTDDRSVDGILDGVVRGETRVVGKRTPWRISLRQFGGGVTRRVRRGVADFF from the coding sequence GTGTTATCGGTCGAGTTGCACGCGCATTCGTCGCTGTCGTACGACGGCAACGACCCGATAGAGCTCCTCCTGGAACAGGCGCAAGCGGTCGGGTTGGACGCCCTCGCCGTCACCGACCACGACGAGATAGAGGAGAGCCTGCGCGCCGCGGAGATAGCCGAGGAGTACGGCCTCGTCGGCATCCCCGGCATGGAGGTGACCTCCGCGGCGGGCCACGTGCTCGGACTCGGAATCGACGAACTCGTCCCCGCCGGCCTCTCGTTCGACGAGACGCTGACCGAGATACGCGACCAGGGCGGCATCGCCGTCGTCCCGCATCCGTTCCAGTCCTCCCGGCACGGCGTCGCCCCGCATATCACTCGGACGCAACTCGCCGGCGCCGACGCCATCGAGGTGTACAACTCGCGGCTGTTCACCGGCCGCTCGAACCGCAAGGCCGAGAAGTTCGCCACCGCCCGCGACCTCCCGCGGACCGCCGGCAGCGACGCCCACATCAGCGAGATGGTCGGACAGGCCGTCACGCAGGTCGGAACCGACGACCGCTCGGTCGACGGAATCCTCGACGGCGTCGTCCGCGGAGAGACGAGGGTCGTCGGCAAGCGGACGCCGTGGCGCATCTCGCTCCGGCAGTTCGGGGGCGGCGTCACCCGCCGCGTGAGACGCGGCGTCGCCGACTTCTTCTGA
- a CDS encoding transporter: protein MKLSTIVILVGVVFLFIPIPPIATIIGVVTILAGVALRALTNK, encoded by the coding sequence ATGAAGCTCTCGACCATCGTGATACTCGTCGGTGTCGTATTCCTGTTCATCCCCATCCCGCCCATCGCCACCATCATCGGCGTCGTGACCATCCTCGCGGGCGTGGCGCTGCGGGCGCTGACCAACAAGTAA